A genomic stretch from Acidobacteriota bacterium includes:
- a CDS encoding helix-turn-helix domain-containing protein, producing MNVYLQRYLGLNEEGAFPSPAGFPTLKALERDYIGFLLDITDQNRAEVSRILAISRSTLYHKISRYGIGAGQPAP from the coding sequence GTGAACGTCTATCTCCAGCGCTATCTGGGGCTCAACGAGGAGGGCGCATTCCCCTCCCCCGCCGGCTTCCCGACCCTGAAGGCCCTGGAGCGGGACTACATCGGCTTCCTGCTCGACATCACCGACCAGAACCGGGCCGAGGTCTCCCGCATCCTGGCCATCTCGCGCTCGACCCTCTACCACAAGATCAGCCGCTACGGCATCGGCGCCGGCCAGCCCGCGCCCTGA
- the corA gene encoding magnesium/cobalt transporter CorA translates to MTSDEIKRSEKAGLSPGTLMYIGDKEPRPPRITVIDYDGSGFLEKQAAVVDECFPFKETSTVTWINVDGVRDASVIEKLGAKFDIHPLVLEDIMTTTQRPKAEDLGNAVFVVLRMIECDKDGADLTADQLSLILGPNYVLSFQETPGDCLDLVRERIRGGKGRIRKLGPDYLAYAIVDAVVDNYFFVLEKLGERIDALEEVLVEAPRREMLHEIHALKREMIELRKSVWPLREVVSALERMETPFIRKSTGVFLRDVYDHAIQVIDTVESFREILSSMVETYLSSVSNRMNEVMKVLTIISTIFIPITFIVGVYGMNFPNMPEIGWRWGYLLVWAAIVASVGGMIAFFRKRKWF, encoded by the coding sequence ATGACCAGCGACGAGATCAAGCGATCGGAGAAGGCGGGACTCTCGCCCGGTACCCTGATGTACATCGGCGACAAGGAGCCCCGGCCGCCCCGGATCACGGTCATCGACTACGACGGCTCGGGCTTCCTCGAGAAGCAGGCGGCCGTCGTCGACGAGTGCTTCCCCTTCAAGGAGACCTCGACCGTGACCTGGATCAACGTCGACGGGGTCCGGGACGCCTCGGTCATCGAGAAGCTGGGCGCGAAGTTCGACATCCACCCGCTGGTCCTCGAGGACATCATGACCACGACCCAGAGGCCCAAGGCGGAGGACCTGGGGAACGCCGTGTTCGTCGTCCTGCGCATGATCGAATGCGACAAGGACGGGGCGGACCTGACGGCCGACCAGCTCAGCCTCATCCTCGGGCCGAACTATGTCCTCTCGTTCCAGGAGACGCCGGGCGACTGCCTCGACCTGGTGCGCGAACGGATCCGCGGCGGCAAGGGACGCATCCGCAAGCTCGGTCCGGATTATCTGGCCTACGCCATCGTCGACGCGGTCGTCGACAACTATTTCTTCGTCCTGGAGAAGCTCGGCGAGCGGATCGACGCCCTGGAGGAGGTCCTCGTCGAAGCGCCGCGCCGGGAGATGCTCCACGAGATCCACGCCCTCAAGCGCGAGATGATCGAGCTGAGGAAGTCGGTCTGGCCCCTCCGGGAAGTCGTCAGCGCCCTGGAGCGGATGGAGACGCCCTTCATCCGCAAGTCGACGGGCGTCTTCCTGCGCGACGTCTACGACCACGCCATCCAGGTCATCGACACCGTCGAGTCCTTCCGGGAGATCCTGTCCAGCATGGTCGAGACGTACCTCTCGTCCGTCTCCAACCGCATGAACGAGGTCATGAAGGTCCTGACCATCATCTCGACGATCTTCATCCCCATCACCTTCATCGTCGGGGTCTACGGGATGAACTTCCCGAACATGCCGGAGATCGGCTGGCGGTGGGGCTATCTCCTCGTCTGGGCGGCGATCGTCGCCTCGGTCGGAGGGATGATCGCGTTCTTCCGCAAGCGGAAGTGGTTCTGA